The following DNA comes from Amycolatopsis albispora.
TGTGGGACAGCATAGCGGTATCGGAGTCCTGGACAAGGCGGTGGCCGTGCTGCAGGCGGTCGCCGAAGATCCCTGCGGGCTCGCCGAACTCTGCAGCCGGACCGGCCTTCCGCGCGCGACGGCGCACCGGCTGGCGGTCGGGCTGGAGGTGCACAGACTGCTCCGGCGCGGGCCGGACGGGCGCTGGCGGCCGGGCACGGCGCTGGCCGAACTCGCCGGTGGCACAACGGATCCGCTGCTCGACGCGGCGAGCTCGGTGCTGCCGAAGCTGCGCGACATCACCGGCGAGAGCGTGCAGCTCTACCGCCGCGATGGCGTGCAACGGGTTTGTGTGTCCACCGCGGAACCGCCGAGTGGCCTGCGCGACACCGTGCCGATCGGTTCACGGCTGCCGATGACCGCCGGCTCCGGCGCCAAGGTGCTCGCCGCGTGGTCGGATCCACACACCCAGCGCGCGATCCTGACCGACGCGGTCTACGGGGAGCGCACGCTGCTGGAGGTCCGGCGGCGCGGCTGGGCGCAAAGCGTGGCCGAGCGTGAGCCGGGTGTGGCGAGTGTCTCGGCACCGGTGCGGGATTCCTCGGGGACGGTGGTCGCCGCGGTGTCGGTTTCCGGGCCGATCGAGCGCATCGGGCGCAAGCCGGGCGCGCGCTGGGCGGCGGATCTGCTGGCGGCCGCCGAAGCGCTCCAGGAACGCCTGTGAAGCAGCGCCATGAGCGGGTCACCGCACGGCGCTGACCCGTTCATGGCGGCGACCGGCCGCGTCAGCCGCAGCTCCCGCAGCAGCCGCAGTTGGCACCGGTGCAGGAGCTGCAGCAGTTGCATCCACCCATCACGGAACCACCTTCCTCGTCGGCGAACGAGCCCCTCCAGCGTAGGAAGGTGACGGCGCGCGCGACACCGCTCACTGAGTGGTATGCGAATTTCGCTATGTGGGTGACCAGGCCGACAGCCGCGAACCCACTTCGCCGATCGTCCACGGGTCCTCGGTTTCCGTGGTCTCGGCCACCGACCAGCCCCGCAGCAACTGGATGGAACCGCCCTGCACGGCGAAGACCTGGCCGGTGTGCGGGCACCGCTCGGTCGCCAGGTAGGCCACCAGCGGCGCGATGTTGGCCGGGGAGAAGGCGTCGAACTCGCCCTCTTCGACCTCCTGCGCGAAAATCGCGCCCATGCCCGGAGTAGCCAGCGTGAGCCGCGTACGCGCGATCGGGGCGATCGCGTTCACCCGCACGCCGTAGCGCTCGAGTTCCGCCGCGGCCACCAGGGTGAGCGCGGCGATCCCCGCCTTGGCCGCCCCGTAGTTCGCCTGTCCCGCGTTCGGCAGCGTGGTTCCCGACGCCGAAGCCGTGTTGATCACCGCGGCGGCAACGGGTTCGCCGGCCTTCGCCCGCGCCTTCCAGTACGCCGCCGCGTGGTGCAGCACCGCCGCGTGCCCCTTGAGGTGCACCGCGATCACCGCGTCCCACTGCGCTTCGGTCATCCCGGCCAGGAAGGCGTCGCGCAGGATGCCCGCATTGTTCACCACCACGTCGAGCTTCCCGAACTCCGCCACCGCCTGCTCGACCAGCCGCGAGGCACCGTCCCAGGTGGCCACGTCGGCGGTGCTGGCGACCGCTTTCCCACCCGCCGCGGTGATCTCCGCCACCACTTCCTGCGCCGGTCCGGCGTCCGATCCGCTGCCGTCGTTGGCCCCGCCCAGATCGTTGACCACCACCGCCGCGCCCTCCGCGGCGAACAGCAGCGCGTGCTCGCGCCCGATGCCGCGACCGGCGCCGGTGATCACCGCGACCCGTCCGTCCAGTGCTCCCATGCTGGGTGTTCTCCTTCAGTCGGTGATCTCGGCGAGGCCGTCGGTGAGCACCACCTGCGCCCCGGCGGTGGTTTCGTAGGCATAGGCGCCGGAACCGGCGCGCCAGAAGCGCGTGTGCAGGTCCTGCCCAGGGAAAACCGGCTTGGCGAAGCGAACCGCGAGCCGCCGCAAGCGGGTCACGTCGGAGCCGGCGAGTTCGGTCAGCGCGGCCCACGAAGTGAACGCCATGCTGCACAGGCCGTGCGCGATGATGCCGGGCAGCCCGGCCTCCTTCGCGATCTCCTCGTCGAGGTGGATCGGCATCGGGTCACCGGCGGCGGGGCCGTACCGGAACGTCTGGTCCTCGTCGATGTGCTGCGTGACTTCCGCCACGGGCGGTTGCTCGCGCAGCGACTCGTCGAAGCGGTGCCCCGGCGCGAGTTCGCCGACCTGCTCGCCCGCGTCGAACCCGCGGACGACAAAGGTCACGTGCTGGTCGTTGACCGGTTCCCCGGCCTCCGTCCGGGTTTCCAGGTGCACGTGGGCCGCGGTGCCCTTGGGCCGGCCGCGGTAGCCGAGCATCCTGGCCCTGGACACCAGCCGGTCGCCGGGGCGGATCACCTGGTGGAACCGGAAATCCTGCTCGCCGTGCAGCACCCGGCCGATCAGCGGCAGCGGCACCACCTCCAGCGCGGGTTCCAGCAGCGACTGGAACACCGGCACGATCGCGAACACCGGGCTCGCCACCACCCCGTCCCGGTGCGCCGGGATCGGGTCGTTGGTGGCGGCCGCGTACTCCGCGATCCGCTCGGCGGTCACGTCGAACCGGATCTCGTCCGTCCACTTGCCGAGGTTCCCCGGATCGA
Coding sequences within:
- a CDS encoding MaoC/PaaZ C-terminal domain-containing protein codes for the protein MDDELKFDPGNLGKWTDEIRFDVTAERIAEYAAATNDPIPAHRDGVVASPVFAIVPVFQSLLEPALEVVPLPLIGRVLHGEQDFRFHQVIRPGDRLVSRARMLGYRGRPKGTAAHVHLETRTEAGEPVNDQHVTFVVRGFDAGEQVGELAPGHRFDESLREQPPVAEVTQHIDEDQTFRYGPAAGDPMPIHLDEEIAKEAGLPGIIAHGLCSMAFTSWAALTELAGSDVTRLRRLAVRFAKPVFPGQDLHTRFWRAGSGAYAYETTAGAQVVLTDGLAEITD
- a CDS encoding SDR family oxidoreductase, with product MGALDGRVAVITGAGRGIGREHALLFAAEGAAVVVNDLGGANDGSGSDAGPAQEVVAEITAAGGKAVASTADVATWDGASRLVEQAVAEFGKLDVVVNNAGILRDAFLAGMTEAQWDAVIAVHLKGHAAVLHHAAAYWKARAKAGEPVAAAVINTASASGTTLPNAGQANYGAAKAGIAALTLVAAAELERYGVRVNAIAPIARTRLTLATPGMGAIFAQEVEEGEFDAFSPANIAPLVAYLATERCPHTGQVFAVQGGSIQLLRGWSVAETTETEDPWTIGEVGSRLSAWSPT
- a CDS encoding IclR family transcriptional regulator: MGQHSGIGVLDKAVAVLQAVAEDPCGLAELCSRTGLPRATAHRLAVGLEVHRLLRRGPDGRWRPGTALAELAGGTTDPLLDAASSVLPKLRDITGESVQLYRRDGVQRVCVSTAEPPSGLRDTVPIGSRLPMTAGSGAKVLAAWSDPHTQRAILTDAVYGERTLLEVRRRGWAQSVAEREPGVASVSAPVRDSSGTVVAAVSVSGPIERIGRKPGARWAADLLAAAEALQERL